CTCGTAGCCCACACCGCCGACGTCGATCAGGACGCGGGTCGGAGCCTTCTCGAGCAGGTTGCCTTCGATTCTCGCAATCATCGGATCTCTCCAGCGGAAGAGCCTTGCATCATCGCGCCCGCCGCACGACATACTCCGAGCGCGGGCGCCTGCTCCGGGGACGAGCCCCGCGCACCAGGCCCGATAGCCTTCCCGTATGGCCCCGGCAGATCGCGGCGGCCAGTGCGTCCGCGGCGTCTTCAGCGGGTTCGGCATCGAGCCCGAGCAATCGCTTCACCATCTGCTGCACCTGGCGTTTCTCGGCGCTGCCCGTCCCGACGACCGCCCGTTTGATCTCCCCCGGTGTCAACTCGTCGATCGTCAGCCCCGCCGCGCCCAACACCGCCAACGCCGCGCCGCGGGCTTGCCCCAACGCCAGCGCGGTTCGCGGGTTCGAACCGACGAATGCCCTCTCCACCACCGCCAGCTCCGGCGCATGCAACGTGACGACGTCCGAAAGGCCCTGATGAATGAAGCCCAGGCGATGCGCCAGATCCTGGGTGCGCGGTGGACGCAGGGTTCCGTGTGCAACGTGGCGAACCTTGGAACCGATCCGTTCGACGACACCGAAACCCGTCACATGGGAGCCCGGATCGATCCCAAGGATCCGTAGCGTCTCGTCACCCACGGCCGGCCTCCACCTCGTTCAGAAATTCCACGGCCGAATGCATCGACCCGGAGCTGCCTCGAGAACCCGGTGGAGGGGCCGACTTTCGCGAGGAATTCGCTGGGGAACAACCGCAGGGTAGGAAAGCCGGCCCAGGAAGCCAGCCATCTCCGTGATCAGGAGGCGAGCTCCGCGAGCACCTCGTCCGCAATGTCGTAGTTCGCATACACGGCCTGGATGTCGTCCAGATCCTCCAGGGCATCGGCCAACTTGAGCATGGCCTCGGCATCCTTGCCGTCGAGTTCGACGGTCGTGCTGGGCTCCATGGTGATCTCCGCCTGCTGGGGTTCGAAGCCTGCAGCCGTCAAGGCGTGCTTCACGCCCTCGAATTCAGCCGGGTTGGTCACGACCGAGAGCACTTCTTCGCCCTCGACCACGTCTTCCGCCCCGCCTTCCAGAGCGGCCTCCATCAAGGCGTCCGCGTCGATGCCAGAAGCGTCGAACGCCAGGAGGCCGCGCTTCTCGAACAGGTAGGCCACGCAGCCGTTCTCCCCGAGGTTGCCGCCTGCTTTGGAGAAGACATGGCGCACCTCGCTCACGGTCCGGTTCCGATTGTCGGTGAGCACGCTGACGAGGACGGCGGTCCCCCCGGGGCCGTAGCCTTCGTAGGTGGCCTCCTCATACGCCTCACCCTCGCCGCCCCCTGTGCCCTTCTGGATGCCCTTCTGGATGTTGTCCTTGGGCATGTTGGCGGCCCGGGCCTTGTCGACCGCCAGGCGCAACCGGGGGTTCGCATCCACGTCTCCGCCGCCGATCCGGGCCGCCGTGGCGATCTCGCGGATCAGCTTGGTGAAGATCTTGCCGCGCTTGGCATCCGCGGCGCCCTTCTTGCGCTTGATGGTCGACCATTTCGAGTGACCGGACATGGTCCCAGACCTCCTGGGGGACGGATGTAGCGCACCCTCCCCCGCCGGGAAACGGCTCAGGAATCAGCAGGTTCGGCCGATACGCAGCTAGTCGGGGTGGGCTCGCCACACAGGGGTGACGCGCCTCTACCCCAGGCGTCGGGAGACTCATCCATGGCGGAGCTCGCCATCGGGATCGATCTGGGAACCAGCAACTCGTGCGTCAGCATCGCGAGAGGCGGAAGCGTCGAAGTGCTGCCGAATGCGTTCGGCGAGAGCATCTCGGCCAGCGTGGTCGCGTTCAAGGAAGACGGTGCCGTCCAGGTTGGCAACGCCGCCAAGGCGAACGTCATCCATGATCCGATGAGCACGGTCTCGTCGGCCAAGCGATTGATCGGCCGCTTCTTCTTCTCGGAGGAAGTGAAGAAAGCCCAGGCGATCTGCTCCTACAAGATCGTCGAGGGCCCGAACCACTCCGTCCGCATCCAGGTGCGAGAAGAACAGTTCTCCCTCCCGGAGATCTCGGCCATGGTGCTGCGGGAGATGAAGTCGATCGCGGAAGAGCATCTCGGCCAGGAAGTGCGCAAGGCGGTCATCACCGTGCCGGCCTACTTCAACGACAATCAACGCCAGGCAACCAAGGACGCCGGCCGTATCGCCGGCCTGGAAGTCCTGCGCCTGTTGAACGAGCCGACTGCGGCCGCACTTGCCTACGGCTTCGGCCGTGG
The DNA window shown above is from bacterium and carries:
- a CDS encoding YebC/PmpR family DNA-binding transcriptional regulator, with the translated sequence MSGHSKWSTIKRKKGAADAKRGKIFTKLIREIATAARIGGGDVDANPRLRLAVDKARAANMPKDNIQKGIQKGTGGGEGEAYEEATYEGYGPGGTAVLVSVLTDNRNRTVSEVRHVFSKAGGNLGENGCVAYLFEKRGLLAFDASGIDADALMEAALEGGAEDVVEGEEVLSVVTNPAEFEGVKHALTAAGFEPQQAEITMEPSTTVELDGKDAEAMLKLADALEDLDDIQAVYANYDIADEVLAELAS
- the ruvC gene encoding crossover junction endodeoxyribonuclease RuvC is translated as MGDETLRILGIDPGSHVTGFGVVERIGSKVRHVAHGTLRPPRTQDLAHRLGFIHQGLSDVVTLHAPELAVVERAFVGSNPRTALALGQARGAALAVLGAAGLTIDELTPGEIKRAVVGTGSAEKRQVQQMVKRLLGLDAEPAEDAADALAAAICRGHTGRLSGLVRGARPRSRRPRSEYVVRRAR